One window of Mesotoga sp. BH458_6_3_2_1 genomic DNA carries:
- a CDS encoding ABC transporter ATP-binding protein — protein MAAIVTSNLVKKYGSFEALKNISLSIGNGDLYCLLGPNGAGKSTLIRILTGLMKPTSGNVRVSGMDLSSEVREIRQKVGLVSERVILYDRLTPVENLLFFASMLGVGRKAALKRIYDLLEKVDMLDWKNKPVRIFSTGMKQRVNFIRALLHDPEILFLDEPTLGLDPHSTRTIRNMVRELNESGITIILTTHVMGEAENIAKSVGIMHRGELISSGKLEDIRGSLKKDRVTVTVKDSSVFSFEKIEGYQSETRVDGVVKIDFQPGWTIENILPAVLRMKLEVIDIEQKKPSLEDVFVKLTGESS, from the coding sequence TTGGCTGCGATTGTTACATCGAATCTCGTAAAGAAGTATGGTTCTTTTGAAGCTCTTAAGAATATCTCCCTTTCAATAGGGAATGGCGATCTCTACTGCCTTCTCGGACCGAACGGAGCCGGCAAGTCAACCTTAATAAGGATCCTTACAGGACTGATGAAGCCTACTTCGGGCAACGTGAGAGTCTCAGGAATGGATTTGAGCAGTGAGGTAAGAGAGATTAGGCAGAAGGTAGGGCTTGTTTCGGAGCGGGTTATTCTTTATGATCGGCTCACTCCGGTCGAAAATTTGCTTTTCTTTGCTTCGATGCTCGGTGTTGGTAGAAAGGCCGCTCTGAAGAGGATTTACGATCTCCTCGAGAAGGTGGATATGCTTGACTGGAAAAACAAGCCGGTCAGAATCTTTTCGACCGGGATGAAGCAGAGAGTGAATTTCATAAGGGCTTTGCTTCATGATCCGGAGATACTATTTTTGGATGAACCCACCCTGGGACTGGATCCCCATTCGACGAGGACTATTAGAAACATGGTGAGAGAGCTCAATGAATCGGGAATTACAATAATCCTAACTACACACGTGATGGGTGAGGCTGAGAACATTGCGAAGTCAGTTGGCATAATGCACAGAGGAGAGTTGATCTCTAGTGGGAAACTGGAAGATATTCGGGGTTCGCTGAAGAAAGATCGAGTCACAGTTACGGTAAAGGACTCATCTGTTTTCTCCTTTGAAAAGATCGAGGGTTATCAGAGCGAAACCAGGGTTGATGGGGTAGTGAAGATTGACTTTCAGCCGGGATGGACTATCGAGAATATCCTTCCCGCGGTCTTGCGGATGAAACTTGAAGTGATTGACATTGAGCAAAAAAAACCCTCTCTGGAAGATGTCTTTGTCAAGTTGACGGGCGAGAGTTCATAG
- a CDS encoding stage V sporulation protein S has protein sequence MEVLKVATHSKPNAVAGALAGVLREKGSAEIQAIGAGAVNQAIKAIAIARGYVAPSGMDLVCVPSFSDVEIDGEVRTAIRFYVEPKK, from the coding sequence ATGGAAGTTCTGAAGGTAGCAACCCACTCAAAACCAAATGCAGTCGCTGGCGCACTTGCCGGAGTACTCAGAGAGAAGGGCAGCGCAGAGATTCAGGCTATCGGGGCAGGCGCAGTCAATCAGGCAATCAAAGCAATTGCAATTGCAAGAGGTTACGTTGCTCCCAGCGGCATGGATCTCGTATGCGTTCCAAGCTTTTCGGATGTAGAGATCGACGGGGAAGTGAGAACGGCAATACGGTTTTATGTAGAACCAAAGAAGTAA